One window of Thermodesulfovibrio aggregans genomic DNA carries:
- a CDS encoding DnaJ family domain-containing protein: MDIFEKIAEERIREAIEQGLFDDLPNKGKPLKIEDYSWVPEDLRLAYKILKNAGCIPPEMEIRKEIIDLKELLKTIDDDEERIKKIRELNFKLLKFNIGRKRPFYPEDFPEYEEKIIKKFIE; this comes from the coding sequence ATGGACATATTTGAAAAAATTGCTGAAGAAAGAATCAGGGAAGCAATTGAACAGGGGCTTTTTGATGACCTTCCTAATAAGGGGAAGCCTTTAAAAATAGAAGATTATAGCTGGGTTCCTGAAGATTTAAGACTGGCTTATAAAATTTTGAAAAATGCAGGCTGTATTCCTCCTGAGATGGAAATAAGAAAGGAAATCATAGATTTAAAAGAACTTCTAAAAACAATAGATGACGATGAAGAAAGAATAAAGAAAATTAGAGAACTTAATTTTAAACTTCTTAAATTCAATATTGGAAGAAAACGCCCCTTTTATCCTGAAGACTTTCCTGAATACGAAGAAAAAATTATAAAAAAATTTATTGAATAA
- the mnmA gene encoding tRNA 2-thiouridine(34) synthase MnmA: MVHSGTSPKVYNKLYHVEMEKVVVAMSGGVDSSVTAYLLMKKEMAVEGVFFILFDNPPNIELAKKTANFLGIKLHIEDLRDNFKKYVIEPFFDGYRRGITPNPCILCNSYIKFPTLKKIADKIGANYFSTGHYARVIKKNGNYFLLRGLDRNKDQSYFLYGINKLFLSQLILPLGELTKQEVKEIAKQSHIPSKIAEESVEICFLKNRKYYEMFKPATQGPIIEASTGRIIGQHRGIHLFTIGQRKRIGVSSQYPLYVVKIDPSKNAVYVDTKEKVFMKEFYVNELNWLVELEKHKLSCEVKIRYAMKPEKAVVKIVNEKAKVVFESPQFAPTPGQSAVFYSDDIVLGGGVITETVQDF, translated from the coding sequence ATCGTCCACTCTGGCACCTCTCCAAAAGTTTATAATAAATTATATCATGTAGAGATGGAAAAAGTAGTCGTTGCAATGAGCGGTGGTGTTGACTCATCTGTGACAGCCTATTTGCTTATGAAAAAAGAAATGGCTGTTGAAGGAGTATTTTTTATTCTCTTTGACAATCCTCCAAACATAGAACTTGCAAAGAAAACAGCTAATTTTCTCGGAATAAAGCTTCATATTGAGGACCTAAGAGATAATTTTAAAAAATATGTAATTGAGCCTTTTTTTGATGGATACAGAAGAGGGATTACCCCTAATCCATGTATTCTCTGCAATAGCTACATTAAATTCCCAACACTAAAAAAAATCGCTGATAAAATAGGGGCAAACTATTTTTCCACAGGTCACTATGCAAGGGTAATTAAAAAAAATGGCAATTACTTTCTCCTTAGAGGATTAGATAGAAATAAAGATCAATCTTACTTTCTCTATGGAATAAACAAACTTTTTCTGTCTCAACTTATTCTACCTCTTGGAGAATTAACAAAACAGGAAGTTAAAGAGATTGCTAAACAATCTCATATTCCTTCAAAAATTGCTGAGGAAAGTGTAGAAATTTGCTTTCTTAAAAACAGAAAATACTATGAGATGTTTAAGCCAGCAACACAGGGACCTATAATTGAAGCATCCACTGGAAGGATAATTGGACAGCACAGGGGAATTCATCTTTTTACAATTGGACAGAGAAAAAGAATAGGTGTTTCCTCTCAATATCCTTTGTATGTTGTAAAAATTGATCCTTCAAAAAATGCTGTATATGTTGATACAAAAGAAAAGGTCTTTATGAAAGAATTCTATGTAAATGAATTAAACTGGCTTGTTGAACTTGAAAAACACAAATTAAGCTGTGAGGTAAAAATTCGTTATGCCATGAAACCTGAAAAGGCAGTAGTGAAAATAGTTAATGAAAAAGCTAAGGTAGTATTTGAATCACCCCAATTTGCACCAACACCCGGGCAAAGTGCTGTTTTCTACAGTGATGATATAGTCTTAGGTGGTGGAGTTATTACGGAGACAGTGCAAGATTTTTAA
- a CDS encoding ATP-binding cassette domain-containing protein: protein MDKTTLIPVIKVESLCKSYKKIKAVNQVSFSVNKGEVFGLIGPDGAGKTSIIQILAGVLKADEGKAFINDIDVTKNPEKAKAIIGYMPQGLGLNLYDSLSIEENIEFFRGLRLIPDEIFEKNKKTLLEITRLTPFLKRQARALSGGMRQKLALVCTLLHLPDIILLDEPTTGVDPLSRQDFWNIIHGLVRERGVTVLLTTSYMDEAERCHRVALMHEGRILLQGSPDELGNLEEVFIEKVSSSQKVSSSHLKEVPFSHSESFFCRSERSEESHIISCKSVTKIFGKFKAVDSVTFDVKRGEILGLLGPNGAGKTTLIKMMCGLLEPSGGSISINGFDVRKEKKKIWSTIGYMSQRFSLYRDLTVMENMKLYAGLYSVKKGDFRGIIELLGLKGLENRTTKDLPLGIRQRVALACALLHEPPVLFLDEPTSGVDPIARRSFWKIIFELSRKRGVTVIVSTHYMDEAENCDRLCLMHHGRLIAMGSPEEIKKGSEKISGTLIQLKSKQFHQVYDLIIKEIQNISIYGSKIFIRSFEPETTIRKIEELLKNAQIREYEIIEVTVPLQEAFVDYIRESEDN from the coding sequence TTGGATAAAACCACGTTAATACCTGTTATAAAAGTTGAAAGTCTCTGCAAAAGCTATAAAAAAATCAAAGCAGTAAACCAAGTTTCATTTTCTGTAAACAAAGGCGAGGTATTTGGTCTTATTGGGCCGGATGGTGCTGGAAAAACATCAATAATACAGATACTTGCAGGTGTGCTTAAGGCAGATGAAGGTAAAGCATTCATAAATGATATTGATGTTACCAAAAACCCTGAAAAAGCAAAGGCAATCATTGGCTATATGCCTCAGGGTCTTGGGCTTAATCTTTATGACTCTCTTTCAATTGAGGAAAATATTGAATTTTTCAGAGGATTAAGGCTTATTCCAGATGAGATTTTTGAAAAAAATAAAAAAACACTTCTTGAGATAACACGACTTACACCTTTTCTTAAAAGGCAAGCAAGAGCTCTTTCTGGTGGAATGAGACAGAAGCTTGCTCTTGTTTGCACGCTACTTCATCTTCCAGACATTATTCTTCTTGATGAGCCAACCACAGGTGTTGACCCTCTTTCAAGGCAGGATTTCTGGAACATCATTCACGGACTTGTTAGAGAAAGAGGGGTAACTGTCTTACTTACCACATCTTATATGGATGAAGCAGAAAGGTGTCATAGAGTTGCACTCATGCATGAAGGAAGAATTCTTCTTCAGGGAAGCCCTGATGAACTTGGAAATTTAGAGGAAGTTTTTATAGAAAAAGTATCATCCTCTCAAAAAGTCTCATCTTCTCATTTAAAAGAAGTTCCATTTTCTCATTCCGAGTCCTTTTTTTGTCGTTCCGAGCGAAGCGAGGAATCTCACATTATCTCGTGTAAATCCGTTACAAAAATATTTGGAAAATTTAAAGCTGTTGATTCTGTTACATTTGATGTAAAAAGAGGAGAGATTTTAGGTCTTCTTGGTCCCAATGGTGCCGGTAAAACAACTCTTATAAAAATGATGTGCGGACTTCTTGAACCATCAGGGGGAAGTATCAGTATAAATGGCTTTGATGTGCGAAAAGAAAAGAAAAAAATATGGTCAACAATAGGATATATGTCACAGAGATTTTCCCTTTACAGAGATCTTACAGTAATGGAAAACATGAAACTATATGCAGGGCTTTACAGTGTTAAAAAAGGTGATTTCAGAGGCATAATTGAGCTACTTGGACTTAAAGGGCTGGAAAACAGAACTACCAAGGACCTTCCTCTTGGAATAAGGCAGAGAGTTGCTCTTGCCTGCGCACTTTTGCATGAACCACCAGTTTTATTCCTTGATGAACCAACAAGCGGGGTTGATCCAATTGCAAGAAGAAGTTTCTGGAAGATAATATTTGAGCTTTCAAGAAAAAGGGGAGTAACAGTAATTGTATCAACCCATTACATGGATGAAGCAGAAAACTGTGACAGACTCTGCCTCATGCATCATGGAAGACTCATTGCAATGGGAAGTCCAGAGGAAATCAAAAAAGGCTCTGAAAAAATTTCAGGCACCCTCATTCAGCTCAAAAGCAAACAGTTTCATCAGGTCTATGATTTAATTATTAAAGAAATTCAAAACATAAGCATCTATGGAAGTAAAATATTCATAAGAAGTTTTGAACCGGAGACAACAATTAGGAAAATAGAAGAATTACTTAAAAATGCTCAAATCAGAGAATATGAAATAATAGAAGTTACAGTTCCTCTTCAGGAAGCCTTCGTTGACTACATAAGGGAAAGTGAAGATAATTAA
- the argC gene encoding N-acetyl-gamma-glutamyl-phosphate reductase, protein MLRVFICGGSGYTGSELLRILALHDEIEIVGVTSEKSAGLSVSELFPAFFIYRELKFENLQIEKIKDRADVYFLALPHGKSQQVAAELIQAGKRVIDLSADFRIKDSQIYTLWYKTEHAFPHLLKEAVYGLPEIYREKIKNARLIANPGCYPTSVILPLYPFLKKGLIEGDTIVVDSKSGTSGAGRKAEVSLSYCEVNEDFRAYNVAKHRHTPEIEQELSYASERNIIIDFTTHLLPLNRGILSTIYGKLNKNITTKEALEILEEAYHSEPFVKIMPEGQVPAIKYVRGTNYCYIGATVNQRTGRIILISAIDNLVKGASGQAVQNMNIMFGIEETKALKNLALSP, encoded by the coding sequence ATGCTCAGAGTTTTCATATGTGGTGGTAGTGGTTACACAGGAAGTGAGTTATTACGAATTCTTGCCTTACATGATGAAATTGAAATAGTCGGGGTTACCAGCGAAAAATCAGCAGGGTTAAGCGTTTCAGAGCTTTTCCCTGCTTTTTTTATTTATAGAGAACTTAAATTTGAAAATCTGCAAATCGAAAAAATAAAAGATAGAGCAGATGTTTACTTTCTTGCCCTTCCCCATGGAAAGTCTCAACAGGTTGCAGCAGAACTTATTCAGGCTGGCAAGAGAGTTATAGACCTCTCTGCAGACTTCAGAATAAAGGATTCACAAATCTATACCCTCTGGTACAAAACTGAACATGCTTTTCCCCATTTACTTAAAGAGGCAGTCTATGGATTGCCAGAGATATACAGGGAAAAGATTAAAAATGCAAGGCTTATTGCAAATCCAGGCTGTTATCCAACGAGTGTAATTTTGCCTCTTTATCCTTTTCTGAAAAAAGGTTTGATTGAAGGGGATACCATAGTTGTTGATTCAAAATCTGGAACTTCTGGCGCCGGTAGAAAGGCAGAGGTTTCTTTAAGCTATTGTGAAGTAAATGAAGACTTCAGAGCATACAATGTGGCAAAACATAGACATACTCCTGAAATTGAACAGGAACTGAGTTATGCCTCTGAAAGAAACATAATCATTGACTTTACTACCCATCTTTTGCCATTAAACAGGGGGATTCTGTCAACTATTTATGGGAAATTAAATAAAAATATCACAACAAAAGAAGCTTTAGAAATACTTGAGGAAGCCTATCATAGTGAGCCCTTTGTTAAAATTATGCCAGAGGGTCAGGTACCTGCCATAAAATATGTTAGAGGTACGAATTACTGTTATATAGGCGCTACAGTTAATCAAAGAACAGGAAGAATAATTCTCATATCAGCTATAGATAATCTTGTTAAAGGAGCTTCAGGACAGGCTGTGCAAAATATGAATATAATGTTTGGTATTGAAGAGACAAAAGCACTTAAAAATCTTGCACTGTCTCCGTAA
- a CDS encoding diguanylate cyclase domain-containing protein yields the protein MSIRKKIILVYSICIGIFIVLNLIIYSGYIKKILNEFEKQNIIESVNRLKKILALEEENLLNMTKDWAAWNEAWLYLQDKNPAFVSNNLTVETWINNKLYLLSYIDMEGNVKFSGCYDEKINKLNQCEEELIKKIFSRYKATQQTSGYTGITFQKEIPLILAVFPVMKSSYIGPIVGYLIMGRLINQEKERVIKEILSLNSFRVQNLDSLSKTKQQEFLSGSFPLIKEFGKDYEVSIVNNDFFGEKKVLISFNSSKKFLFTVQNIEILVLINLMIWILSGVVLYFTVKKSIIKRILKLTSKLQEVEQDRGYTAKPLYDEIDYLQRVIDQYTKTLQKHISQIEEDSKIYQTIAERSEEIIVFFSKSGDIIYANPKAIDYLGNESFTISNEKVKSFMKDFLSQKDEETTSWKEIKLPDGTCLSAWIIPIDRTKGTMLFIAHDVTLYKRERDKIFEIAIRDPLTSLYNRNFIEDALKRAIGSAKRGEIYSLLFIDMDDLKKINDSFGHLSGDNAIRAVSKAIKNNIRESDIAARWGGDEFIVLLKGDIEGAKAVAERIFSSIKNIKLDFGGQVINLSVSIGITTIDGTKNMETVIKEADHYTYLAKEEGKGKIKSFQ from the coding sequence ATGTCTATTAGAAAGAAAATCATTCTGGTTTACTCTATTTGTATTGGCATCTTTATTGTGTTAAATCTGATTATTTACTCTGGATACATAAAAAAAATTCTGAATGAATTTGAAAAGCAAAATATAATAGAGTCAGTGAATAGATTGAAAAAAATTTTAGCCCTGGAAGAAGAGAATCTTCTAAATATGACAAAAGACTGGGCAGCTTGGAATGAGGCATGGTTGTATTTGCAAGATAAAAATCCTGCCTTTGTCTCTAATAATTTAACTGTTGAGACATGGATAAATAATAAACTTTATCTGCTTTCATACATTGATATGGAAGGTAATGTAAAATTTTCAGGTTGTTATGATGAAAAAATAAACAAACTAAATCAGTGTGAAGAAGAATTAATTAAGAAGATTTTCTCAAGATATAAAGCAACTCAGCAGACATCTGGTTATACAGGTATTACATTTCAAAAAGAAATTCCTTTGATTTTAGCTGTTTTTCCTGTAATGAAAAGTAGTTATATTGGTCCAATAGTAGGTTATTTGATCATGGGACGACTTATAAATCAGGAAAAGGAAAGGGTTATAAAGGAAATTTTGAGTTTAAATAGTTTTAGAGTGCAAAATCTTGATAGTTTATCTAAAACAAAACAACAGGAATTTTTGTCAGGTAGTTTTCCATTAATTAAGGAATTTGGAAAAGATTATGAAGTAAGCATTGTTAACAACGATTTTTTTGGAGAAAAGAAAGTTCTTATCTCTTTTAATTCATCGAAAAAATTTTTATTTACAGTTCAAAATATAGAAATTTTAGTGCTCATAAATTTAATGATTTGGATTTTATCAGGAGTAGTTCTTTATTTTACTGTTAAAAAAAGTATAATAAAGAGAATTTTAAAGCTTACATCAAAACTACAAGAAGTAGAGCAAGACAGAGGCTATACTGCAAAACCTTTATATGATGAGATAGATTATCTTCAAAGAGTAATAGACCAATACACAAAAACCTTACAAAAACATATTTCTCAAATTGAGGAGGACAGTAAAATTTATCAAACAATAGCTGAAAGATCTGAGGAAATAATAGTTTTTTTCAGTAAGTCAGGCGATATAATTTACGCAAATCCAAAGGCAATTGATTATCTGGGTAATGAAAGTTTCACTATCTCTAATGAAAAAGTGAAATCTTTTATGAAAGACTTTCTTAGTCAGAAAGATGAGGAAACTACATCATGGAAGGAGATAAAATTGCCAGATGGAACCTGTTTGAGTGCGTGGATAATTCCTATTGATAGGACTAAAGGGACAATGCTTTTCATTGCACATGATGTAACTTTATACAAAAGAGAAAGGGATAAAATTTTTGAGATTGCTATCAGAGATCCTTTAACTTCTCTTTACAACAGAAATTTCATTGAAGATGCATTAAAAAGAGCAATAGGATCAGCTAAAAGAGGAGAGATTTATTCTTTACTTTTTATTGACATGGACGATTTAAAGAAGATCAATGACAGTTTTGGACATCTATCAGGAGATAATGCAATAAGAGCTGTTTCAAAGGCAATTAAAAATAATATTAGAGAAAGCGATATTGCAGCAAGATGGGGAGGAGATGAATTTATCGTTTTATTAAAAGGAGATATTGAAGGAGCAAAAGCAGTTGCTGAAAGAATTTTTTCGTCCATTAAGAATATAAAATTGGATTTTGGTGGACAAGTAATCAATCTTTCTGTAAGTATAGGAATAACAACTATTGATGGAACAAAAAATATGGAGACAGTAATAAAAGAGGCTGATCATTATACATATTTGGCTAAAGAAGAGGGGAAGGGTAAGATTAAATCTTTTCAGTAG
- a CDS encoding HlyD family secretion protein, with product MKLKWKKAIVFSIIFVIFVLISYNLLTKQQKIPHGLLLLSGRIEGRETNISPKIQGRILKLYKDEGDKVKAGELLCEIDSEQLNARYKAAYETAEASYSAIAQAKANFMKANAYYERAKNDFERYSSLLKEELVSKSEFDRVKSQYSSAKAELEATSKAVAQAEASYRAAQQRLKETLADLNETKIYSPVNGVILSRPVETGEVVNPGTVLYVVVDLNRLYVKVYVPEPDIGKIKLGLPARVYIDAYPDRFFNGRITKIYEQAEFTPKNVETKEERVKLVFGVEVSVDNPDGVLKPGMPADVVIKWKDEAPWIKPR from the coding sequence ATGAAGCTTAAGTGGAAGAAAGCTATAGTTTTCTCCATAATTTTTGTTATTTTTGTATTGATATCTTATAATTTACTCACAAAACAACAGAAGATTCCTCATGGATTGCTTTTACTCAGTGGAAGGATTGAAGGAAGAGAAACCAATATTTCACCTAAAATTCAGGGAAGAATATTAAAGCTTTACAAAGATGAAGGAGATAAAGTTAAAGCTGGAGAACTTTTATGCGAAATAGATTCTGAGCAACTGAATGCAAGATATAAAGCTGCATATGAAACAGCTGAAGCTTCCTATTCTGCAATTGCTCAGGCAAAGGCAAATTTTATGAAAGCTAATGCCTACTATGAAAGAGCAAAAAATGACTTTGAACGTTACAGTAGCCTGCTTAAGGAAGAACTTGTATCAAAAAGCGAGTTTGACAGAGTAAAATCACAGTACAGTTCAGCAAAAGCTGAACTTGAGGCAACTTCTAAGGCTGTAGCACAGGCAGAGGCAAGCTATAGAGCTGCACAGCAAAGGCTCAAGGAAACTCTGGCAGATTTAAATGAAACAAAAATTTACTCTCCTGTTAATGGAGTGATTTTAAGCAGACCAGTTGAAACAGGAGAGGTTGTAAATCCCGGAACAGTTCTTTATGTAGTAGTTGATTTAAACAGACTTTATGTAAAAGTTTATGTCCCCGAGCCTGATATTGGGAAGATAAAGCTTGGTCTTCCTGCAAGAGTTTACATTGATGCCTACCCTGACAGGTTTTTCAACGGCAGAATTACAAAAATCTATGAGCAGGCAGAGTTTACACCAAAGAACGTGGAAACTAAAGAAGAGCGAGTTAAACTTGTATTTGGTGTGGAAGTCTCTGTTGACAATCCTGATGGAGTTCTCAAACCAGGAATGCCTGCTGATGTTGTAATAAAATGGAAAGATGAAGCACCTTGGATAAAACCACGTTAA